In the Granulosicoccus antarcticus IMCC3135 genome, GGAGTTGGAGCTGTTGCTGGCGCCCACAACCAATAACAGGTCGACCTCTTCACACAACTTTTTCACCGCATCCTGGCGGTTTTGTGTGGCGTAGCAGATGTCATCCCGATTTGGTGCAGCAATACTGGGAAAACGCTGACGCAGCACATCGATGATCTCTTGAGTGTCGTCCACCGACAGGGTTGTCTGGGATACAAAGGCAAGATCTTCCGGATTCTTGATTTCCAGCGTTGCTACATCAGCTGGTTTTTCCACCAGAATGATGCGGCCACCGTTTTTGGTGTCATAGCGACCCATGGTGCCTTCAACCTCGGGGTGTCCGGCATGGCCGATCAGGATCACCTCTTTGCCTTGTCTGGCGTACTTGACAACTTCCAGATGGACCTTGGTCACCAATGGGCAGGTTGCATCGAACACCTGCAGGCCACGCCCTTGGGCGGTGCTTTCGACCTCGTGTGAGACGCCATGCGCACTGAAAATGACAGTGGCATCGTCTGGCACTTCGTCCAGTTCTTCGACGAAGACAGCGCCTTTGTCGCGCAGTCCGTCGACGACGTACTTGTTATGGACTACTTCATGACGGACGTAGATGGGGGCGCCATGTATTTCGATGGCGCGTTCAACGATTTCAATCGCTCTGTCAACACCTGCGCAGAAGCCGCGAGGATTGGCGAGTAGAATTTTCATATTTCAGGATGCCGGTTTATCGGTGTCTGCAGACTCAGTCGCTGGTCCATCTTTCTGGAATAGCGTCAGACCCAATAGCAAAACCGTGCCGCAGCTGATAGCGGCATCGGCGATATTGAAGGAGGGGAAATAGCTGGTCTGCCAGTACACCTGGATGAAATCCACGACATACCCATGCCAGGCACGATCGATCAGGTTGCCGATAGCGCCTCCCAGGATTAGTGAAATAGCAAGACTCAGCCAGCGCTCGGCACGTTGCATGCGATACAGCCACACACACAATACAATGCTGACAACCAGGCTGACAATTGTGAAAAACCAGCGCTGCCAGCCGCCTTCATTGTCAAGAAAGCTGAAGGCAGCTCCGTAGTTGTAAGCCTTGGTAATGTTGAAAAACCCGGTAACAGGAATCTGTTCGTACATCGCCAACGTCGAATCGGCCCAGATCTTGGTGATCTGGTCCAGTACGGCTATGATGGCAACCAGGCCAAAGCGTAAAAAATGGGACATGGTCAGGCAATGGCTCGCTTTTCGCCGGCACCATGCACATTGCTGATGCAGCGTGAACAGACTTCCGGATGTTCCGCGTCAGAACCGACATCATCTCGCACATGCCAGCAACGCACGCATTTCTCGCCAGTGGCCTTGGCAGTGCTGATGGCATATTCAGAGCCGTTCGCGACTTGTATTTCCAGATTCTCTGGCTTCTGCTCCAGTGGGGCAACCTGGGCTGTGGATGTAATGAAGACAAAGCGCAGCTCATCACCCAGCTTGTCCAGTGTCTGGACCAGCTCTGCAGAGGCATAGAGCGTCACGCTGGCTTCCAATGCGCCGCCAATCTCACCGGCACTACGCAGGGTTTCGAGTGATTTGGAAACAGTATCTCGAATCTGCGACAGAGCCTGCCAGTCTTCGGCGCTGACTGCTGTGCTATCACCCAGTGGGTAGAGCGTGTCCAGATAGGTCTCAGTGAAGATGGTTGGCGCCCGTGATGCCTTGTCAGTCTCTGAATGCTGGCGCAGATGCTGCCAGATTTCATCGGCCGTGAAGCTCAGAACAGGCGCTATCCAGCGCACCAGGGCATCCGTGATCATATACATCGCAGTCTGGGCTGAACGACGGCCGCGGCTATCGGTTGCCATGGTGTACTGGCGATCCTTGATGATGTCCAGGTAGAAGCTGGACATATCGATCGAGCAGAAATGATGAATGGTCTGATAAACCGTATGGAACTGGTATGACTCGTAGGCTTCCTGGATCGTGCTCTGGGTACGAAGTGCACAGTCAACTGCCCAGCGATCCAGCTCCAGCATGTCCTCAGGTGCAACGGTATGCAGCTTTGGATCAAAGTCGTTGATGGCGCTGAGCAGGTAGCGGGCCGTGTTGCGAATACGTCGATAGGCGTCGGAGGTGCGATCGAGTATCTCGTTGGAGACGGTCATCTCGCCCCGATAATCAGTCGAGCAGACCCACAGACGGACGATATCCGCACCCAGGGTTTTCAGCAGTTTCTGTGGCGCGATGATATTGCCGAGCGACTTGGACATCTTGCGTCCCTGTTGATCGACAGTGAATCCATGTGTCAGTACCTGGCGATAAGGCGCCTGGCGATTGATCGCAACACTGGTCAGGATGGATGAATGAAACCAGCCACGATGTTGATCTGAGCCTTCCAGGTAGAGATCTGCGGGGTAGCTCAGTTGCTCGTTTTGCTGGAGTACATGCATCCAGGAGGTGCCTGAGTCGAACCAGACATCCAGAACATCCGTAACCTTGTCATACAGTGCGGCATCATCGCCCAGCAGATCCACAGGTTCCAGATCGAACCAGGCCTGAATGCCTTGCTCGGCAATACGCAGGGCGACCTTTTCC is a window encoding:
- the ispH gene encoding 4-hydroxy-3-methylbut-2-enyl diphosphate reductase: MKILLANPRGFCAGVDRAIEIVERAIEIHGAPIYVRHEVVHNKYVVDGLRDKGAVFVEELDEVPDDATVIFSAHGVSHEVESTAQGRGLQVFDATCPLVTKVHLEVVKYARQGKEVILIGHAGHPEVEGTMGRYDTKNGGRIILVEKPADVATLEIKNPEDLAFVSQTTLSVDDTQEIIDVLRQRFPSIAAPNRDDICYATQNRQDAVKKLCEEVDLLLVVGASNSSNSNRLAELGERAGVESRLITRAIDIDSAWLVGKQAVGVTAGASAPEILVNEVLERLRQEGGQTAIEYEGIKETITFSIPKPLRRIDRPAS
- the lspA gene encoding signal peptidase II is translated as MSHFLRFGLVAIIAVLDQITKIWADSTLAMYEQIPVTGFFNITKAYNYGAAFSFLDNEGGWQRWFFTIVSLVVSIVLCVWLYRMQRAERWLSLAISLILGGAIGNLIDRAWHGYVVDFIQVYWQTSYFPSFNIADAAISCGTVLLLGLTLFQKDGPATESADTDKPAS